From the genome of Colwellia psychrerythraea 34H, one region includes:
- a CDS encoding glycosyltransferase, which translates to MKSDTKNKSSLVIITNLFPLPWEPNRATFNRQQFAQLDDEFDKSVLVPIAFSEWFSHKKEIKQTENLRYVPYFYLPKVGRRFYSVFMFLSILMHSGWWLINKKPKIILASWAFPEAVAASWLSKLFNCHFFFKVHGSDINLHGKIPARAQQIVKAAKRASGILSVSKALADEMVGMGIERKKISVIYNGVDHQRFGVETKTPLSGDYLLYVGNLKHDKGVVELIKGFANICENYPTLHLVYAGSGVEKERLVELSKTLNIADKVQLLGSVEHHKLPALITHAKALVLPSYNEGVPNVILEAMACGTPVLATRVGGIPEVIDEKICGKLIKLRCEIAVENGLNYILNQPWNKKQIQAHSKKFTWENNKRQLIELLSVNN; encoded by the coding sequence GTGAAGTCTGATACAAAAAATAAAAGTTCATTGGTAATTATAACTAATTTATTCCCACTTCCTTGGGAGCCTAATAGAGCAACCTTTAACCGCCAACAATTCGCTCAACTTGATGACGAGTTTGACAAAAGTGTATTAGTGCCTATAGCCTTTTCTGAATGGTTTTCTCATAAAAAGGAAATAAAGCAAACTGAAAATTTAAGATACGTTCCCTACTTTTATCTGCCTAAAGTGGGGCGTCGTTTTTATAGTGTCTTTATGTTTTTGTCTATTTTAATGCACTCTGGTTGGTGGTTAATTAATAAAAAGCCGAAAATAATATTGGCGAGTTGGGCTTTTCCTGAAGCGGTTGCCGCCAGTTGGTTAAGTAAGTTATTTAACTGTCATTTCTTTTTTAAAGTTCACGGTAGCGATATTAACCTACATGGAAAAATTCCCGCTCGGGCTCAACAAATAGTAAAGGCAGCTAAAAGAGCATCGGGTATTTTATCAGTTTCAAAAGCACTCGCAGATGAAATGGTAGGCATGGGTATTGAACGGAAAAAAATATCGGTTATTTATAATGGCGTTGACCATCAAAGGTTCGGTGTAGAAACAAAAACACCATTAAGCGGTGACTATCTTTTATATGTTGGAAACTTAAAGCATGACAAAGGTGTCGTCGAGCTTATCAAGGGGTTTGCAAACATCTGTGAGAATTATCCTACATTACATCTTGTCTATGCAGGGTCTGGCGTAGAGAAAGAACGGCTTGTTGAATTGTCAAAAACACTCAATATTGCTGATAAAGTTCAATTACTGGGCTCTGTTGAACATCATAAATTACCCGCGCTGATTACTCACGCTAAAGCATTAGTATTACCCAGTTATAACGAAGGGGTTCCTAATGTTATTTTAGAAGCTATGGCTTGTGGCACGCCTGTATTAGCAACAAGAGTTGGTGGAATTCCGGAAGTAATAGACGAAAAAATCTGTGGCAAGTTAATTAAACTACGCTGTGAAATAGCGGTAGAGAATGGCTTAAATTACATACTCAATCAACCTTGGAATAAGAAACAAATACAAGCGCATAGTAAAAAATTCACATGGGAAAACAATAAACGCCAACTCATTGAGTTACTGTCAGTTAATAACTAA
- a CDS encoding glycosyltransferase family 4 protein: MNILFHHRTRGRGAEGVHIRGVVKGLRQLNNRVDILSLPGAEPEVEEAKAIDEKVNQPPTKKSSFSILSDLTKHVPEFVFELFELAFNLIAVIRLRKTVKEKNITLIYERYSLFMFASVWWAKRHNLPIVLEINDSCQVQRVRSLTFKKLAAKIEGWIFKNATGLVFISTRFKEVAEQAYGEISNSVVSPNGADLDKFIIDETSGLALRSKLGVENKIVLGYVGAFVHWHGIDWFVDLACQKLKETPELVLLLVGDGVAFEGIKKRVIEAGVESQVILPGKVPHHEVSSFLSAMDLGILPDSNDYGSPMKLFEFMAMGKGMIAPDFSPIAEVVQDNATSWLFPASNKQACIDKVFEIVNDREAHQEVGKKARAYIENERQWKHNAEQLLSLVTAREKA, encoded by the coding sequence GTGAATATTCTGTTTCATCATAGAACTCGTGGGCGTGGTGCCGAAGGTGTTCATATAAGAGGCGTGGTCAAAGGTTTAAGGCAGTTAAATAATCGTGTTGATATCTTATCCTTGCCCGGAGCTGAGCCTGAAGTTGAAGAAGCAAAAGCTATTGATGAAAAGGTGAATCAGCCTCCGACTAAAAAAAGTAGTTTTTCCATACTTTCTGATCTCACTAAACATGTACCAGAATTTGTTTTCGAACTTTTTGAGCTTGCGTTTAATTTAATCGCGGTAATACGTTTACGTAAAACCGTTAAAGAAAAAAACATTACCCTTATTTACGAGCGTTATTCCTTATTTATGTTTGCCAGTGTTTGGTGGGCAAAACGTCATAACTTACCTATAGTGTTAGAAATCAACGACTCTTGCCAAGTCCAAAGGGTGCGTTCATTAACCTTTAAAAAACTTGCTGCAAAAATTGAAGGCTGGATTTTTAAAAATGCTACCGGCCTAGTGTTTATTTCAACACGTTTTAAGGAAGTGGCTGAGCAAGCATACGGTGAAATTTCAAATTCTGTTGTATCACCTAATGGCGCCGACTTAGATAAATTTATCATTGATGAAACCTCTGGCTTAGCATTACGAAGTAAACTGGGAGTTGAAAACAAAATAGTGCTTGGTTATGTTGGTGCATTCGTTCATTGGCATGGTATTGATTGGTTTGTTGATTTGGCTTGTCAAAAATTAAAGGAAACACCTGAGTTAGTATTATTGCTAGTAGGAGACGGTGTCGCTTTTGAGGGCATTAAAAAACGCGTTATTGAAGCAGGTGTTGAATCTCAAGTTATTTTACCTGGTAAAGTCCCGCATCATGAAGTTTCATCCTTTTTGTCAGCAATGGATTTAGGTATATTACCTGATTCAAATGATTATGGTTCACCGATGAAATTATTTGAATTTATGGCGATGGGCAAAGGCATGATTGCTCCAGATTTCAGCCCTATTGCAGAAGTTGTTCAAGATAACGCGACAAGTTGGTTATTTCCAGCGAGCAATAAACAAGCGTGTATAGACAAGGTTTTTGAGATTGTTAATGATAGAGAAGCTCATCAAGAAGTTGGCAAAAAGGCTCGAGCCTATATTGAAAACGAACGACAATGGAAACATAATGCTGAACAATTGTTATCATTAGTTACTGCTAGAGAGAAAGCTTGA
- a CDS encoding lipopolysaccharide biosynthesis protein — protein sequence MKKQLIKSSTFRTLEVIIITVISLVLTPYLIHHLGDAHYGLWILILSALGWFNFIDLGFAYAVQRNIVLALENKDNHRINIVFSVAVALFSVLGFIAAFCVLVLAFFPELLGINEKEQSIATIAFSILAIKVFLDFIMNCFHGFFTAYLRMDIDANLGTLNMVVKSILVFYLIIDMNIYGAVFATIAADILTHSLKMHFARKLHPEFKFVLHLVKFSEVRQLFAFSKHLILMGMAKSVNRRVDPIIISHLLGLKFVAIYNVINSLMNQVESLVGAIVGVFQPVLTKMVARNTGLDGTFKLIISINFFTVILLYMPLAILAEDFITLWIGLDYAQAGQLAPILGFAYICRTVSRPISSLLLAKAQHQLLSVVNLLGALLNIGLSLVLGSQWGLLGIAIATACSFFVSDVILHLVLLNKYTELPVLKPILEFIKLVVLYILLVVLGISMMQLFEPLNWGQLIIAAIACVCIALLIAWPMLLDKEVKQKLLGMLIKTGKAHD from the coding sequence ATGAAAAAACAATTAATTAAAAGTTCAACGTTTAGAACATTAGAAGTTATTATTATTACCGTAATATCGCTAGTGTTAACACCCTATCTTATTCATCATCTAGGTGATGCCCACTACGGGCTATGGATTCTAATTCTTTCAGCATTAGGTTGGTTTAATTTTATAGATCTTGGCTTTGCTTATGCAGTACAAAGAAACATCGTATTAGCACTGGAAAATAAAGACAACCACCGTATAAATATAGTTTTTTCAGTTGCTGTAGCCTTATTTTCTGTTTTGGGCTTTATTGCTGCTTTTTGTGTTTTGGTGCTTGCCTTTTTTCCTGAGTTACTCGGAATAAATGAAAAAGAACAGTCAATTGCAACAATAGCTTTTTCGATATTAGCGATTAAAGTTTTTTTAGATTTTATCATGAATTGTTTTCACGGTTTCTTCACTGCGTATCTTCGCATGGATATTGATGCGAACCTCGGTACTCTTAATATGGTGGTAAAATCAATACTGGTATTTTACCTAATTATTGATATGAATATTTATGGGGCAGTGTTTGCCACAATTGCTGCAGATATACTGACACACAGCTTAAAAATGCATTTTGCCCGTAAACTTCATCCGGAATTCAAGTTTGTTCTCCACTTGGTTAAGTTTAGCGAAGTTAGGCAATTATTCGCATTCTCCAAACATCTTATTTTGATGGGAATGGCAAAGAGTGTTAATCGACGAGTAGATCCCATTATTATTAGTCATTTATTAGGTTTGAAATTTGTCGCTATTTACAATGTAATTAATAGTTTGATGAATCAAGTTGAATCACTAGTTGGAGCTATCGTTGGTGTTTTTCAACCAGTACTTACCAAAATGGTTGCTAGAAATACAGGGCTGGATGGGACATTCAAACTGATCATCAGTATTAATTTTTTTACCGTCATTTTACTGTATATGCCATTGGCTATTTTAGCCGAAGATTTTATCACGTTATGGATAGGCCTTGATTATGCTCAAGCAGGGCAACTAGCTCCAATACTCGGGTTTGCTTATATTTGTCGAACGGTTTCTCGCCCGATCAGTAGTTTATTGTTAGCAAAAGCTCAACACCAGTTGTTGTCGGTTGTTAATTTGCTTGGGGCTTTATTAAACATCGGTTTATCGTTAGTGTTAGGTAGTCAGTGGGGATTATTGGGGATAGCCATTGCGACTGCATGTAGTTTTTTTGTATCTGATGTTATTTTGCATTTAGTCTTATTAAATAAATATACAGAATTACCAGTTTTAAAACCAATCTTGGAATTCATCAAACTTGTGGTTTTATACATTTTGCTTGTTGTCTTGGGTATAAGTATGATGCAATTATTTGAACCTCTTAATTGGGGGCAGCTAATTATTGCAGCGATTGCTTGTGTTTGTATAGCGTTGCTTATTGCATGGCCTATGCTGCTAGATAAAGAGGTTAAACAGAAGTTGCTTGGTATGCTAATAAAAACAGGAAAAGCTCATGACTAG
- a CDS encoding glycosyltransferase, with protein MTRILIVITEYEPFSASGVNRIRFFKRFLEQHGHFVAILSTITSAQGLKSNQIFDSENNIYRAFTLSLLQRRLLSSRRLPIYPSLAKTGKYATWIPFAVNKGKNLVKKLDIDLIFTSFPDFASVDVAEKIARATGKKLITDFRDPPYWIYDKVDESAKTKVCQPIVERAVSLSQEIITCTEDSTQSLKDYYQFNTNTTVIGNGFDRDIINQIKADNPKLNNTFELVHIGSFYNEGRDIKPIVRAIEKNCKHTDKKIKLRLIGDIPDLSTQNHLKNTAKSFEVSIEPPVPMEAALAIAKSADALLLLQGSRFDRQIPTKAYEYLALNRPVWAVIGADGATKKLLDKYSDNVVYSDYDDEDCIVSEFPRLLNFQVNERNCDELSRQAQIEQILSLVNC; from the coding sequence ATGACTAGAATCTTAATTGTCATCACAGAATATGAACCATTTTCTGCTAGTGGGGTAAATCGTATTCGTTTTTTCAAAAGGTTTCTTGAGCAGCACGGCCATTTTGTCGCAATATTATCAACGATTACATCCGCACAAGGTTTAAAATCAAACCAGATATTTGATAGTGAAAATAATATTTATCGAGCTTTTACATTAAGTTTGTTACAAAGACGATTATTAAGCAGTAGGCGATTACCAATTTATCCTTCATTAGCTAAAACTGGAAAATATGCAACATGGATCCCTTTTGCTGTTAATAAAGGTAAAAACTTAGTTAAAAAACTTGATATTGACCTTATCTTTACCTCTTTCCCTGATTTTGCTTCTGTTGATGTCGCAGAAAAAATAGCACGTGCGACAGGGAAAAAATTGATTACTGATTTTAGAGATCCTCCTTATTGGATTTACGATAAAGTTGATGAAAGTGCAAAAACAAAAGTTTGTCAGCCGATTGTTGAGCGTGCTGTATCACTTAGTCAAGAAATAATAACCTGTACAGAAGACAGTACCCAAAGCCTAAAGGATTACTATCAGTTCAATACAAATACGACTGTAATAGGTAACGGATTTGACCGAGACATAATTAATCAAATAAAGGCTGACAATCCTAAATTAAATAACACGTTTGAATTAGTTCATATTGGTTCTTTCTATAATGAAGGCCGGGATATAAAGCCAATTGTTCGAGCAATAGAAAAAAATTGCAAACATACAGATAAAAAAATCAAATTGAGGTTAATTGGTGATATACCTGATTTAAGCACGCAAAATCACCTAAAAAATACCGCTAAATCATTTGAGGTATCCATTGAACCGCCAGTACCTATGGAAGCTGCTTTAGCAATTGCCAAAAGTGCTGATGCATTGTTATTACTGCAAGGTAGTCGATTCGATAGACAGATCCCAACAAAAGCGTATGAATATTTGGCACTAAACCGACCCGTATGGGCGGTAATCGGTGCTGACGGTGCAACAAAGAAATTACTTGATAAATATTCCGATAATGTCGTGTACTCTGATTATGATGACGAAGATTGTATTGTTAGCGAATTCCCTCGCCTTCTAAATTTTCAAGTTAACGAACGTAATTGTGATGAGTTAAGTCGCCAAGCACAAATTGAACAAATACTATCATTAGTAAATTGTTGA
- a CDS encoding acyltransferase family protein, translating to MYYRKEIDGLRAIAVMPVIFFHAGFSSFSGGYIGVDIFFVISGYLITSILLKEMENDKFSLLSFYERRARRILPALSAVLIVTSIAAFCLMPAELLKSYSQSVVAVVTFSSNIFFYLTNGYFSTASDEKPLLHTWSLAVEEQYYLFFPILMSALWSKGKKYLYSLLFIMTVISLFFAQYLAMNNHIDANFYLIFSRAWELFIGSLIAFGKPISVADKRIRNELGGIVGLLLIIYSILTFDNETPFPSFYTLIPVLGTGFIIRFAHAETYIGRLLCNNLFVSIGLISYSLYLWHQPIFAFLRLKTIGEPLNIWFYMAIILTFFLAITSYRYIEKPFRNKSAYSKKAIFKLSGISLSLFLLIGVLGHVGNGFKGRFPENKFTDSIKFSPKREACHTQGDSFLKPSAACRYFEKDVKWASFGDSHIVEPTYALAKQLEENNLGILHLSFSGCPPALLFDVNVKGCSEWIKQSLDYLENDKTITNVLLGFRYSEFLFGGQQHNYPELPNISPKNRIKVTQKSQSTAELRDIYWDSLDAIVQRLLRAGKTVHIMYPIPEMPLHVNKAISPFSIFSDESMLDLEQSVSKSYYMRRNEFIINKLNSLVYGDKLYRIKPFERLCGESYCSIIHKGSALYFDDNHLSLTGAELLMRDIAKNHRKS from the coding sequence TTGTATTATAGGAAAGAAATTGATGGTCTTAGAGCTATAGCGGTGATGCCGGTTATATTCTTTCATGCTGGTTTTTCTAGCTTTAGTGGGGGATATATCGGTGTAGATATCTTTTTTGTCATTAGTGGGTATTTAATCACTTCTATTCTCCTGAAAGAAATGGAAAATGATAAATTTTCACTACTTAGCTTTTATGAACGACGTGCGCGAAGGATCCTACCCGCATTATCTGCTGTATTGATTGTTACAAGTATCGCGGCATTTTGTTTAATGCCGGCAGAGCTATTAAAATCTTATTCACAAAGTGTTGTGGCTGTTGTAACTTTTTCGTCTAACATTTTTTTCTATTTAACCAATGGTTACTTTTCTACGGCTTCAGATGAAAAACCTTTACTGCATACGTGGAGTCTTGCCGTAGAGGAGCAGTACTATTTATTTTTCCCTATTTTAATGTCAGCATTATGGTCTAAAGGCAAGAAATACTTATATAGTTTGTTATTTATAATGACGGTAATTTCATTGTTTTTTGCTCAGTATTTGGCGATGAATAATCATATTGATGCAAATTTTTATCTTATATTTAGCCGTGCTTGGGAGTTGTTTATTGGCTCTTTAATCGCTTTCGGTAAGCCGATTAGTGTTGCGGATAAAAGGATTCGAAACGAGCTAGGAGGAATTGTAGGCTTACTGTTGATCATCTATTCGATCTTAACATTTGATAATGAAACACCATTTCCTAGTTTTTACACCTTGATACCAGTTCTCGGGACTGGATTTATTATTAGGTTTGCGCATGCCGAGACTTATATTGGGCGCCTTCTTTGCAATAATTTATTTGTTTCTATTGGGCTTATTTCTTATTCCCTATATTTATGGCACCAGCCAATCTTTGCCTTTTTAAGATTGAAAACCATTGGAGAACCCCTGAATATTTGGTTTTATATGGCAATTATTTTGACTTTTTTTCTTGCCATCACGAGCTATCGGTATATAGAGAAGCCTTTTAGAAATAAATCAGCTTATTCTAAGAAGGCAATTTTTAAATTGTCCGGTATATCGTTAAGTCTGTTCTTATTAATAGGCGTATTAGGGCATGTAGGTAATGGTTTTAAAGGTCGATTTCCTGAGAATAAATTTACAGATTCTATTAAGTTCAGCCCAAAACGTGAAGCCTGTCATACTCAGGGCGATTCATTTTTAAAACCTTCGGCAGCGTGCAGGTACTTTGAAAAAGATGTTAAATGGGCAAGTTTTGGTGATAGCCATATCGTTGAACCAACCTATGCATTAGCCAAACAACTTGAGGAAAATAACCTTGGAATATTACATTTGAGCTTTAGTGGCTGCCCACCAGCACTATTGTTTGATGTAAATGTAAAAGGGTGCTCAGAATGGATAAAGCAGTCATTGGACTATTTGGAGAATGATAAGACAATAACTAATGTCTTATTGGGTTTTAGATATAGTGAATTTTTATTTGGCGGGCAACAACATAACTACCCTGAACTGCCAAACATTAGCCCTAAAAATCGAATTAAAGTTACGCAGAAAAGTCAATCTACAGCTGAGTTAAGAGATATATACTGGGATAGCTTAGATGCAATTGTTCAGCGGTTACTCAGGGCAGGAAAAACTGTACATATTATGTATCCAATACCAGAAATGCCATTACATGTTAATAAAGCCATTTCACCCTTCTCTATATTCAGTGACGAATCAATGTTAGATCTCGAACAGTCGGTTTCTAAAAGCTACTACATGAGAAGAAACGAGTTTATTATTAACAAATTAAATTCTTTAGTATACGGAGATAAGCTATATCGAATTAAGCCATTTGAGCGTCTATGTGGAGAAAGTTATTGTTCGATAATACATAAAGGAAGTGCATTATACTTTGATGATAATCATTTGAGTTTAACTGGTGCTGAATTACTCATGAGAGATATAGCGAAAAATCACCGTAAATCATAA
- a CDS encoding lipid II:glycine glycyltransferase FemX, with protein sequence MKVIINKDISAAEWDKRVTHCGGNYFHTHAYALYETNNSSGTPLFLSLVTPNGDVEGIAVVHLESPKLWPFSIYCKKASFGALPETLNSDDLLPFMRLIEDELAKLGVFYIFNHAYESRHSKDILTVLGYQLNERSEFYISLEASEDDIWKKLKGSKRTDIRKAEKKGVESVFKHSIESVAQLKSMQKSALARKGVVVSNHSKMVKRIKDKLIDLDRAVVVTSKVDNEAINAGLFGYYNDKVYYVISGSTIDGNKFSGPAHMIWHTILQFKKKGFKSINLGGVSEGESQNQAGLFSFKKDFGAEIVNQPSGQKILSSTGNLLNKVKNWLQLLKATKLNYNS encoded by the coding sequence ATGAAAGTAATAATTAATAAGGATATTTCCGCCGCTGAATGGGATAAACGAGTAACTCATTGTGGGGGGAATTATTTTCATACCCATGCATATGCCTTGTATGAAACGAATAACAGTAGTGGCACGCCGTTATTTCTTTCGCTCGTCACTCCAAACGGAGATGTTGAAGGTATAGCTGTGGTGCACCTTGAGTCACCAAAGCTTTGGCCGTTTTCAATATACTGTAAAAAGGCTAGTTTTGGCGCGTTACCTGAAACATTAAATTCCGACGATTTATTGCCATTTATGCGTTTAATTGAAGACGAATTAGCTAAGTTGGGTGTCTTTTATATCTTTAATCATGCCTATGAATCTCGTCACTCAAAAGATATTTTAACGGTACTAGGTTACCAATTAAATGAACGTAGTGAGTTTTATATTTCGCTGGAAGCGAGCGAAGATGATATTTGGAAAAAATTGAAAGGAAGTAAACGAACTGATATTCGTAAAGCAGAAAAAAAAGGGGTCGAATCTGTTTTTAAGCATTCAATAGAAAGTGTGGCGCAATTAAAATCAATGCAAAAGTCTGCTCTTGCACGAAAGGGGGTTGTGGTGAGTAATCATAGTAAAATGGTTAAGCGCATTAAAGATAAGCTAATTGACCTAGACCGTGCTGTTGTTGTAACCAGTAAAGTCGATAATGAAGCTATTAATGCCGGTCTCTTTGGTTATTACAATGATAAGGTATACTACGTTATTAGTGGCTCGACGATTGACGGCAACAAGTTCTCAGGTCCTGCTCACATGATTTGGCATACCATTTTGCAATTTAAAAAAAAGGGCTTTAAATCCATTAATCTTGGTGGTGTCAGCGAAGGAGAATCACAAAATCAAGCAGGTCTATTTAGTTTTAAAAAGGATTTTGGTGCTGAAATTGTTAACCAACCATCAGGACAAAAAATATTATCATCCACAGGTAATTTACTTAACAAAGTAAAAAACTGGTTGCAGCTATTAAAGGCAACTAAGCTTAACTATAATTCGTAA
- a CDS encoding phenylacetate--CoA ligase family protein: MYAFILRRFLMPAYEKIKGKNLLHHLEIYESNLTLTKKQLEDKQWQALEALITHAFEYTSFYPKHWAKSGINSRNDIKCMADFAKLPVVTKDDISAHYSDLLASNYSNNIKKSTGGSTGQPFSFELNTDSNTRREAIMWRGYGWLGAGLGHKTLYLWGADVGEPTFLKRMKTDLYHKFYNRKMLNSFAMDKDNMIDYVKEISAYKPKALVSYVNPLYELACYINKNNTPVFSPNTILTGAEPLHDFQRTEIEKAFNCNVYDTFGCREFMLMSAECTEYKNLHINSDHLVVETLSEQGKPVYEQSGDLVITDLYNFGMPLIRYVNGDRATLINEPCRCGNPLPLMSSVDGRKLDIIKTPSGKTIPGELFPHLFKEFKGISRFQVKQSKIDEVHIFIIANEKFTKEDQNNITTEINKYATNELNLKFKLVDDIPLTISGKHRVTICEV, from the coding sequence ATGTACGCTTTTATTTTACGACGTTTTTTAATGCCTGCTTATGAAAAAATAAAAGGCAAAAATTTACTGCACCACCTTGAAATTTATGAAAGTAATTTAACACTAACGAAAAAGCAGCTTGAGGATAAACAGTGGCAAGCCCTTGAGGCTTTAATTACACACGCATTTGAGTACACATCTTTTTATCCTAAACATTGGGCTAAATCAGGAATAAATTCAAGAAATGATATAAAATGCATGGCTGATTTTGCCAAACTCCCTGTCGTTACTAAAGATGATATTTCCGCGCATTATAGTGATTTACTCGCGAGTAATTATTCAAATAATATAAAGAAATCTACCGGTGGCTCCACTGGTCAACCGTTTAGCTTCGAATTAAACACCGACAGTAATACTAGGCGTGAAGCCATAATGTGGCGTGGCTATGGCTGGCTAGGTGCAGGGTTAGGACATAAAACCCTTTATTTATGGGGAGCTGATGTTGGCGAACCCACCTTTTTAAAAAGAATGAAAACAGACCTTTATCATAAGTTTTATAATCGCAAAATGCTTAATTCATTTGCAATGGATAAAGATAATATGATTGATTATGTAAAAGAGATTAGTGCTTATAAACCCAAGGCATTAGTGTCTTATGTTAATCCACTTTATGAACTTGCCTGTTATATCAATAAAAACAATACACCGGTTTTTTCTCCTAACACTATTTTAACGGGAGCCGAACCCCTTCATGACTTCCAACGCACTGAAATAGAAAAGGCTTTTAACTGCAATGTTTACGACACCTTCGGTTGTCGAGAATTTATGTTAATGTCTGCGGAGTGCACTGAGTATAAGAACTTACACATTAATAGTGATCACTTAGTAGTTGAAACGCTTTCAGAGCAAGGTAAACCGGTTTATGAGCAGAGTGGCGATTTAGTTATAACCGATTTGTATAATTTTGGCATGCCTCTTATTCGTTATGTAAATGGTGATAGAGCTACACTGATAAATGAACCCTGCCGTTGTGGTAACCCGCTACCTTTGATGAGTAGTGTGGATGGCAGGAAACTAGATATTATAAAAACACCATCAGGGAAAACCATTCCCGGAGAATTATTTCCGCACTTGTTTAAAGAGTTCAAAGGTATTTCCCGTTTTCAAGTGAAGCAGAGCAAAATTGATGAAGTGCATATTTTCATTATTGCCAACGAAAAATTCACAAAAGAAGATCAAAACAACATTACTACTGAAATAAATAAATATGCAACCAATGAACTTAATTTAAAATTTAAATTAGTTGATGACATTCCATTAACTATTAGCGGCAAACATAGAGTGACTATTTGTGAAGTCTGA
- a CDS encoding serine acetyltransferase → MQKIIADLKRKQQIFADDGAKVSMLRILMADGTSANIIYRCMRWCATHRLGLVAYFFQWLNKLVNGCVIGSGANFSSGFVIMHPIGIVINSKVIGGHNITLESGVVIGDEKGKSPCLENNIFIGSGAKIIGQLSIEDNVKIGANAVLTKDAKYGSTMLGIPAKAYLKNNKGTNL, encoded by the coding sequence ATGCAAAAAATAATAGCTGATTTAAAGCGTAAGCAACAAATTTTTGCAGACGATGGTGCTAAAGTAAGCATGTTAAGAATTTTGATGGCTGATGGCACTAGTGCAAATATTATTTATCGATGTATGCGCTGGTGTGCAACACATCGTTTAGGCCTGGTAGCCTATTTTTTTCAATGGCTAAATAAATTGGTGAATGGTTGTGTGATCGGCAGTGGTGCAAATTTTTCCTCTGGTTTTGTCATTATGCATCCTATTGGCATTGTTATTAACTCTAAAGTAATTGGTGGGCACAATATTACTTTAGAGAGTGGTGTTGTCATTGGTGATGAGAAAGGTAAATCGCCTTGCTTAGAAAATAATATTTTTATCGGTTCTGGCGCTAAAATTATTGGCCAATTATCCATTGAAGACAATGTGAAAATTGGTGCGAATGCTGTCTTAACAAAAGATGCTAAATACGGTTCAACCATGCTGGGTATTCCAGCAAAAGCCTATTTAAAAAATAACAAAGGCACAAATTTATAA
- a CDS encoding polysaccharide deacetylase family protein, whose translation MRNKIIYFIRSKLLPDSLFLINGKRESKSLYLTFDDGPVQGVTEELLELLAQHKVKATFFIIGSRISKSSDLLKKIHQQKHTIANHSYSHPNFTKLSSETMLEQIITTNELIRATTQQCCRLFRAPQGRWSIRLLFKLFRLKMTAVHWSRDSMDFLKEQPEKIVKRFIDEPVKNGDIILFHDDNSRCIEALKTLIPHWHSQGFSLNALENK comes from the coding sequence ATGCGAAATAAAATTATATATTTCATACGATCTAAGCTCTTGCCTGATAGCTTGTTTTTGATCAATGGGAAAAGAGAGTCTAAATCACTTTATTTAACTTTTGACGATGGTCCTGTTCAAGGTGTCACTGAAGAGTTACTTGAATTACTTGCACAACATAAAGTAAAAGCTACTTTTTTTATTATTGGCTCTCGCATCAGCAAATCATCGGATTTACTAAAAAAGATACATCAACAAAAACATACAATTGCAAATCATTCATACAGCCACCCTAATTTCACTAAGTTATCAAGTGAAACAATGCTTGAACAAATAATCACAACAAATGAGCTAATTAGGGCAACTACTCAACAATGTTGTCGATTATTTCGCGCCCCCCAAGGCCGCTGGAGTATCAGGTTACTGTTTAAGTTATTTCGTTTAAAAATGACAGCAGTACATTGGAGTCGAGACTCTATGGATTTTCTTAAAGAGCAACCAGAAAAAATTGTGAAACGTTTTATTGATGAGCCAGTAAAGAATGGCGACATTATATTATTTCATGATGATAACTCTCGTTGTATCGAGGCGTTAAAAACCTTAATACCCCATTGGCATTCTCAAGGTTTTAGTCTCAACGCATTGGAGAATAAATAA